The stretch of DNA ATTCGGGACTCGTCTGCCGCCGTTGTCGTCTACGACATCACAAGTGAGTTACGTCTCTTCACTAAATATGTCCAGGCCCAAAGACAGATGTTGGAGAAAGCAGGATTCAATATTTTCTACACGGCTGTTGCCCCCAGGATACTGAATCCTTGAGTGTGAACAATGTAAGGTAGTGTGCGGTTAACAGGAAAGCTATTGCCTAGAAGTTCCAAAAAGAACCTCTTccgcgcaggcggcgcaAACGAACAGCGAGGAGTCCACAAAATGTGCAGGTcgggtgtatatacagtGCCGTGTAATGCCACTGATTGTGTGTTGTGCGTGACTCGCTGATTCGAGCGGTGCGTGTGCTCGCGGTGAGGTTTTTCATGCTTCCATCCTGGGAATTTCCCGGGTATTCCAAATGCGTGTACACGAACAGCCTTTTCCAAGTGTTTCCTACGTCGTTCTgccccgcgtttctctgttggGATCACGTGGTCTCTCTACAGATCGAGCCTCTTTCCTTAATACAACCAAGTGGATTGAAGACGTCCGAGCAGGTACGGAATGCTAGCCGCGAATACAGCGATATTAACCCGCAAAGTGGTCATGCCAGGGAGAGAAGTACTGGAGAAAGTGTGTGGCAAAAAGGTTTCCAGGGTAGCTTGGAAAATGTGTGGACCGCGGTACGGGTCGCATGGGAGTCGCATGAACAGTCACATTGGGAGCTAGCTGCGTGCAGTGAGGCAATTTGTATCCATAAGAGCCAGTGTGTCGGACGAGTTGCCTTGGCCCATAAAATGAAGACCCGGGAACTACGGCGAAaacgcttcgtctcttcgcgcAGACCCAGTTATTTACGGCGGTGTTCGTGATTCTTCCATCACGCGCTCATGCGCGGGTGTTTGTTGTGTGCAGAACGCGGAAATGATGTGATCATTTCTCTCGTCGGCAACAAGACTGACCTGGCAGATAGAAGGTTCGTCGTTGCGCGTTTGCCATCGCTTTTTGtctgtctcgtcctccccGCACCGTTGATGCCTCACCATGGCTCCGAGGGTCCGCAGTTTACGTCacctccgtcttttcctaCAACTCACAACGTGGTGACGAAGACCAAGCTTGTCAGCGTGTAGCTACAGCATTGTGTGTGAAGAGAGACTCTCGCGCATGCCTATAAATTGTGTCTCCGGTTTCCTCGGTAATCAATGGGGGCGGAGACCCACGCGTTTGGGCTTCTGCCGGCGTGCGATGTACGTACGTGAGGCTTTCAGGTGCCTGTCCGAATATGTAGGCTGCTCCAGCTATGTCCCTGGAAGTGTGTGCTCTAGATCTCCGTACGGCGCAGTCTCTGCAGCCTCGGAActcgcctctttcctggCCTGTGCAATTTGCTGAACGCGAGCAACGTGGTTCTTGGTTTTTTCTGCACCACGTAGTTGTTTTCCGTCATTTCTTTCCGCTAgggctctcgcctcgctccttgTCGGGGAAGGCTGCCgtttgcttcgtcttctctgctctaACCTTTACCCCTCTATTCTTTGTTGTTGTTTTTCCAGACAGGTGTCCTACGAGGAGGGACGCCAGAAGGCGCAGGAAGTGAGTGGCGAAGCTtagaaggcagagaaaaaaaagtcCGCTAATACGCGAGTTTCAGAGGAATGGCGCTTTCTCTTATGTGAAAAAACACCCGTGGTTTTTGGTCCACTGCCGCCGCTTCGTTTCCATCAAGACACACGACAGAAGCTATGCCGTCATCTTGATATCAAACTTTCCCATGTTCGGCTTCGCCACTGCGGCGGACGGACTGAATCTGGCCGTTGGGGCGTGTgactcccccccccccccctctcccaCGTCCTCGAGTGCGTTTCTGGAAGAGAGACTCGTTGAATTTGCGAGATAGACAGGGGTGGGTTCGAGGTTCGCGGGTTGGATGCGGCGAACAAGTTTTTTCCGTGCAGCGTTCTGCGTATGTGCGCGTGGCTGGGTTTAGGTTGGACTCCGGTCGGTGCCGAGAGATTTCCACGCGAAATAACCAACCGTGGAGCCAGTGTTTGTCTCGTCACTGAAAAGAAGATCCGTAGCGGTCTCGTGCGCCCTAGCTGTTTCGCGGAGGCAGTGTATGCAAGGTGTTTCCTTGGCCATAGTGAGGGCGGTATAGGGACCAAACTTTGGCTGGTCTTGTGAcgtccctttctttttgCAGTCGTGTTCTTTCTGTGCGTTCTCGTGAACGTGCACAGAGGTGACTGCGTGTTTTCCGGCCTTTTTTCAGCACGACATCATGTTTGTTGAGACGAGTGCCAAGGCGGGATACAACATCAAAAACCTCTTTCGGAAGCTGGTGAGAAAGGCCACTTGCGGGGAGAGCCCGGGTGGGCTAGGGTTTGGGgtgcaaaagaaaaagagaaagacaaaaagcaGAGGCTCCAGACTCGCACACGTGTTTTAGCAACGTGAACGGAAACTCACGGGGCGTACGCGAGAGAATATGACGGCTGCAGGTGTGGATTTTGTGAGACGCGCAACCAAGTCCGTGCAATTTGGGTAACCTCTGAATGTTTGAGACAGGTGAAAATGTTGGGTTTTAACTTCCTACGTTCGACACGTTGTATGAGGATAGAACATGGTTAAGATAACTAACTCTTGTGGAAAGAGAACCCACTGAACACAATCGATGAATGTAACAAAGATACTCAGGGTAATCTGGGTGACTTATTTGAATGGTGCGGTATGTTTGTCGGCGATCCCGCTCCGGTGGTGACAGAAGACCCAGCGTATGCTTTTTCCGAGTTGCGCTCCTCTTGCAGGCGTCGGCACTGCCAGGGCTGGAGACGCAGCAAACGCCAAGTGATGCACAGAGTATGTTGCCTGTCGCAGGAGCAAAACATGGAAGGGCGCTTTTGGTAGTTTTAGCCGCCGCGGGTGGACGTACAGCATTTGGCAGGTGGCCGTCGGGACTCCCAGGATTCACAGACAAGTAATCTTCCGTATATTGCGTTCGTagctttccttctttgtgctcactttttcctctttcccccgtCCCCCTCCTTACTTTTTTACCCGAGTGTTCAGGAAATTGGCGtcacgtttttttctgttcgtctctccccgctttcttcctttggATTCCCGGTGACTTGGCGCAGGGACGGGCGATTGAATTTTGTCCGGTCCATCAGCACGACTTCttggttttttctgtgtggcgTTTATGTGCAGTGGTGGACGTACAGCTGAACGCAACTCCTCAACAACAAGATCTGACGAGCAAgacttcttcctgttcttgcTGAGAGCAGAGTTGTCGATGCCGGTTCGTCCCTTGCTCAATATTGCTTTTCTAAattttcgtctctcgccgccaagcacttctccgtttttccatTTCTGTCCAGAGTATTCTTTGTAACTGGGTTGCAAAGGGAGAGGTGGAAGGTCTCCCGCGATCGATTACGGCCGGCTTTCCGcagctgccttttctttccaagtctgtcttttccttcttctccgtcggaCCCCGTCTGCGGAATTGTTTTTTTtgcgttgtcttctcttccgttcgcTGCAGTCTTCGCCAACAGTAAATGTTAGGCACTTCGCCCCTATGGTTCGTTCGACCGTGAGTGCTTGTCGGCCGCAAAAACCATTTCTTGTGTAGACGGTTCTGACGTCTGttgcgcctcttccgtcCCCCGCACTGCCTCTCGAAATGACAAGTGAAGCACGGTTTTTTTGCGCAAACGATGTCAGGTGTCGGTCAGCTTCCTGCTGCTGTGGCAGTTGTTTCGGCCATCTAGCGCACATGCTCTCTTCTGTAGGGAGCGCAAGCAGTCTCCCACGAAACGGTGAAGACGACCACTCGCCCCTGCTTTACCagcgtcctctctctgcctctgtcctGTTCGGATTCGCGGGGCTCTGTACCCTCCACCTCGTGATTTCTACGACTGTTTGAGCTATGCAGCACTGCTGTCGGGGCCGTTTCACGCGtagaagacagggaaacaggCAGGGAAGAAGTAGACCTGTTTTTTGTGTATATAGAAGCAGGCCTGACACAAGGCGCGCAGATTAGGCACCAAACCTCCTACTGATTCGCTCAGAGAGACTGTGTTGTCCGAAACTGCTCAGCGGCTGATCCATGCGCTGCACCACTGGTGAAAGTTCTTGGGTGTATTTTTGGCGTCTGGCGTGTCCGTCCGACCGCCTGCCGGCGATTCACCCGTGGGGGTAACAAGCCGGGAACTATCCCCTGAAGACACAGTGCCTTCTTACCCTCGCACGAGTCACTGGCATGTTTATTTCACTCCACTGTGTCTCGGCGCTGTGTTGGAAGTGGCTGGGAACTCGGAAATCCGAAGAGGTTTTTGCCTCTGCTCGGGATTGATACCATGCGCTCGAGGAGAGAACTAACGGGAGCAGGCTCCCCGTGTGTGGCGTGGTCCGCGCACTGACTGACTTAAGGCTGTAGCACTGTGCAACTCATGTCCAGTTCAGAACTGCTTTCACAATAGGGAACCTGCCAATGCCGGGCTAGCAGTTTTACAATTGCAAAGAACTGTGCGTTCGAGGCCAGGACGTGGCCAGAAACTGACGCGTGCTGAAGCAATTCACTTTTTGAACTGCGCCTGCTCTGCCGCCAGAAACACAACCGCCTTGAGCTACCGACACCTTGGCACGCCCCTGGGCCCGACAAAGAAAAAGTGTCGCTTGTGCCCCGCCTCTCCAGGTAACCAACCTCAATCGTTATTCCGCCGTCGGTCTCCTGGCGCTCGATATGATTTCGTTTGAAATCCAAAGCCCGTGATGTTCAGCTGGGTGTTCATCCTCAGCTACGGTTCTTGCGTGGAGTTTTTCTGGCTTTTTATCTCTCAGAGGGGAGGAACACGAGGGAAAACCTAGCCGTCGCGAGGAGACTCCACACACGGGCGGCGAACCAGTTGCGGTGGCTACACTGACAACGAGTGCTATGCAGAAAATAGATGCTTCATCGTTGTCTTgattttcttttccctctcaaTCAGCGTTTCGGTACGTCCCATGCATCACTCTACGGCTTCGTGCCAATTAAGGGATTTGACTCACCAGGCTAAGAAAATTTTGAGGTCCCTGGGATACCTTGTGTAAACCTGTCCTtgatatgtgcatgcaccccttggagagaaacgtcgccacagagaaaaagagagcctGGGCGCCTCGCCAGCTCGCGGCTACGCATTCAGACAGGGTTAACAGGAGCTTTCTTCCCACTTAATTTTTGCActtttccgtttccagccgatccgtttctttttcctcgactTTTCGTGGAACCGTCTCTTTGGACACATCTTCGTCATGGACGTTTTCCGGTCCTTTTGGAACCGGCGGGGTGCGGCCTCGGGGGGCGCCGCCACCAGCTCTGGTCGTCCTGCCGAATGCCGTTCcacgggagaggagaaatcCTCAGTTTTGCTGCAGTCCCTGAAGGCGAGCTCTGAGCAGAAAAGTGGAGCGACGCTTCAGAATGTGGCAGCTTCAGACTACGTGACGCCACAGAAATACCTGGATGACCCCGACAAAATTCCCACCTACTACGTGTTTCAGTCCAACATGGTAACGGATGAAGACCTCTTGCCAGGAATGCTACGAAATTTGGAAGTCGACAAGCGTTTAACTCTGCCAACTCGTACGCATATTCGCTTCCTTATCACTGCAACAGATGTGATTCATTCGTGGGCTGTCCCGGCACTGGGAATCAAGGCTGATGCCATCCCAGGCAGGCTGCAGCGTATCAACACCTTCAtccagcgagaaggcgtttTCTACGGTCAGTGTTCCGAGCTCTGTGGAGCGCTCCACGGCTTCATGCCGATCGTTATTGAGGCTGTGAGTCCAGAAACGTATGCAGCTCATGCGAAGAAGTGGTACAAAGATTGAGGCTGACTTTTTTTGGCGACTAGCCGTGTGAACGACTAGGCCAGAAAGTGATAATCGGTCCCACATTTCGCACAACTCGTGTCCTGTCGTCTCTGGGTTATAGTACAAGAAATTCTCTTATGGAAATGAGAAGAAGTGCGCGTGGAGGTAGACCACACCCAAGGCGCGGTGACGGGGACGAACCTGACAAGACAAGTCCGTTGAAAAACCGGCATTCTTCGAAGAAAAAAACTGATGTTGCGAGTACCCTTTCTGTCCAGATCGATGCGAGTGAGAGAGTGTGGTGTCTCGAGGGAAAACATCTACAAATGCTTCCAACGTTTCCGTTCCATGTCAAGCGATAACACTGATCGGATAACCGCGACAGAAGTCAAAAGTGGGTTTTCGACGTCCTGAGGGGGAGTCGTGAAGATTGGAAAAGtaaagaaggaaacagagcagATTCTCTTCGGGTTGCTGGAGATGAAGGATTGCCTTCCAGGAAGTGTGGTGCCCCCAAAACGCGGCTCAGTTTCGTTACTCGCGATCAACGTGTTGTGTACGTTAGTCGTCAGGACTTTCTTACGCGTGTCCCCATTGCTGGTGAACGTTGTCCGGGTCGTCGAGCTCagtgtttgcttcttctggtCCACGTATATCCTTACTACACAGACCTTGTGTATCTGGAAAATATCTTTGTTAAAGACGCAGAACTGCTGCCAAGCTGGATGGCAAGCCCTGAAAGATTGATGAGCTTCACGTGATAGACTTGCAGGTGATCTTCACGTCAGGTTTATTTCTGCACAAACTCATTCACCGTAGCCTCTACTTTCGCGCAATCATGTGGCTTCGTTGCAGCccgtctgtgttttttccagTGACCAGCACAGGAGATGCGAAACACTGACGCTGGCGTCGAACCCCATAGCGTGGGTTTTGTCGCGGGGATGTTCTGGCAGAAAACAATGCGAAGAGAGCTGCCTATGAGCCCCCGACAGGCACTTGAGCATTTCTGACGGGGATGCCGATGATCACGTGCTAACCTGAAGAAATTACGGTGACTACTCTAGAGTTAGTCTCCTGAGACTTTGGGGAGTTTGTCTAGGTGCCAACACTGAACAGATAGTGGTCGGGAATTGCAGTGTTTCGGCACCCGCCTTCGCTTTTACTGCTCCAGCATTCGGGCTGAAGCTCGGCTAAAGTTCACAAACGTACACTGAGAAGCAGCTTTGTTCGCATGTATGGGAAGCTGCTTGTCCACTTAGAGGGAACGAACGTCATCACAACGTTCTTGCCCACCGCCCTCAGCAGAATGGGTCAAGCATGTTCGAAGTTTGGGTGTTTTGACAACCGTGTACCAAGGACCGCGAGGACGCTCTCCTTCCCAGCACGTGTGTGTCTACAGAAGAACAGAGCTATCGACTTAGCGAACTAACATCAGAGTAGTAGGTTTCTTTCGCTGTTAATACGACCAATATTACTAATCCATAAATTACGCCCAGAACAAAAGCCAATGTGGGTGGCCTACCGTCAACAACTGAAAAAGCAggtttttttctccaggGGGCATTCTACAGAACCTTCACTGATGCCAAATGTACGGTGTCCTGCGTAAGATTATCGCTGCCTGGTTggtcttcctttctcctctttgttgGTTCGTTTCAATCTGAATagtttctctcttgttgAGCAATTCCCCTCGACACTCAGTGACGAACTGAGGCTACACGGGTGTAGGCTCCCCTGACCATTCATGGCGTTCAGGCGGAGCCCGCGCAGCACGCTCACAAATGTGCCATTCCGTAAAAGAAGTGTGCTTGTTCTCGTAGTCCTCTTTTTATGTATGATCTCGTTGTTCTGACGCTGGTAGAAATGATTTCGTATAGCATTTCGCCAAATTACAAACACCCGAACGGAACGCAAGGCCCATTTGGACACCAGTAGGAATTCGGCTGAATAATAGATGTGCTCTTGCCCCACATTCCCGAAGTACAAGTGTGGTTGTCGAACGCCTCTACGTCTGTAACAGGTAAATTACAACAGACTGGTGTGGCGACGATTTCTCTGTCATTCTGAGCCCCATCACGAAACAGCAGGAGTCTTCTGTTTTAGGTTAACTTGTTGCGAATGTTGTTTTTGCCTACTTCAGACAATAACCAATAAGCCGTCAGGTGCTGCAAACTATCCTCGAAATTTTTCTCTCAAGTGATAATGAAGAAGGCAATTGACGCTGGCCATTTGAGCTTCTACGCTCAGTTAGCATCATTTGCTCACTGTCTTGGTATCAATCAGTCTATATGATACTTCCTGGTGGTCTCAGAATCGGATTAAATCGACGTGTCGGCAGAACAAGAGGAACTTTGGGAAGGGCATGCGGAGAAGTTACGTGTGTCTTGAGTGTCCAAGCCCTCGTCTGTTCTTGGGCCCCACCAGGACTTTGTAAACTGTTTTTTTGTGGGGtccagaaaaggagagctTCCCTGGAGACTTTGAGGCGGGGGTACGGGTTTGTTTtagaaagagaagagacgaaagcaagaaaagaaCAATGCAAGCAACTCATCGATTGGCGCCAGGGGCGGAGCTTGCCCTCGCCGACTTTCAGAAAAAGATTGTCGACCCCGAGCAcaagcggaaagagaaggcactTGGACTCTGGCCGGTGAATCCCGAGTCACCGTTCGGAAATTTcccaaaagagaaaggaggtcCCGGTTCACCCCATAAGAATCAAGTGGCAGCTGCCCTTAGTCAAACAATTACAACGCCTCTTGTTCGATTCAATGCTCGTGAAAAAAGATTTCTTAGGAAGGGAAGCGGTGCGTCCACATGGGAACTGTTGAAAGAAAGGCACACGCCTGCCGTGGCCGAAAGAAATGGGTCTGTGAAGAAGCAGTGTTTGCAAGAAATAAATATCTAGATTACATTCACCCACTGGGAAGCACGCCTGCAAAGTTATAATAACTTCACATTTCTCACACTTTTTGATGGGGTTTCGTATCGAAAGCGTTCCGTGACGCTTAACATTCATACATGAACATGGCTGGCATCCACACATTCTTACCGCTTTTGACGATATGGGCTGTATATGGTTTGTGGAGAGGATAATCACAGGTAAAGAAGCCGAGCCCGTTCATCAGGAAGAGTGTCGAACCGATCGTACATGACAGAATTTCGACATGGTGGCTTGTTCAGCTTGAAATATCCCTGTATCCTCGTTGTTGTCACTGCATTATGCCCCTGCGTAGTAGACCTAAGTTCGTGCTCAGGCTCGGTAGATCTCATCGTATTGCCACACGTTTTTTCCCCCGGTTAACGTCCCATCGCCTCTGATATTTCAGTGCCCGTGTGCATACAGGTTCCGGTGGACACACCGATGCCATTGCGGTCAGAAAATGGATGCACCAGGCGAAGCATGCTCCTTTGCCTCCTCGTGCCAAAGCCTATTGTCGTAGACCAATCGAGCCTTCTCAATTTCGCCGGTTC from Neospora caninum Liverpool complete genome, chromosome XI encodes:
- a CDS encoding RAB5C, member RAS oncogene family, related, producing MAEATVAGLNKYKLVFLGEQAVGKTSIITRFMYDTFDNNYQATIGIDFLSKTLYLEDRTVRLQLWDTAGQERFRSLIPSYIRDSSAAVVVYDITNRASFLNTTKWIEDVRAERGNDVIISLVGNKTDLADRRQVSYEEGRQKAQEHDIMFVETSAKAGYNIKNLFRKLSSPTVNVRHFAPMVRST
- a CDS encoding Cytochrome c oxidase subunit 2, related; amino-acid sequence: MDVFRSFWNRRGAASGGAATSSGRPAECRSTGEEKSSVLLQSLKASSEQKSGATLQNVAASDYVTPQKYLDDPDKIPTYYVFQSNMVTDEDLLPGMLRNLEVDKRLTLPTRTHIRFLITATDVIHSWAVPALGIKADAIPGRLQRINTFIQREGVFYGQCSELCGALHGFMPIVIEAVSPETYAAHAKKWYKD